GCGTTTCAAACGCATCCAACAGTTGCTCATCTTCCCCTTTGTGGGTGCTTGCGGCGATCCAGACTTTGCGATTAACACCCCATTGGCTACGCAAGGTACGGGCACGTACTTCAAGGTCGGCGGGGGGGGTGAGGTCAAATTTCAAGCTACCGGTTATATGGGTTTTTGCGGGGTCTGACCCCAGCTTAATCAAGCGCTCCGCATCAATTTTTCCTTGCGCGGCAATCGAGCTGAATTTATTGAGTGTCGAGCGTGTGAGTGCGCTAAAACGGGCATAGCCTCGGGCTGATCGTTCTGACATACGGGCATTGACCAATAGGCTGGGGATCTTCCGCTGATGGCAGTAGTGCAGCATATTGGGCCAGATTTCGGTCTCCATGATAATCAGCATCGATGGCTGGATGCGGTTGAGAAAGCGTTTGATGCAGCCGGGTGTGTCGTAGGGCACATATCGGTGCTGTATGTTGCCTTTGATGTCGGCCACCCGCTCGGCTCCGGTCGGGGTCATGGTGGTCACCACCAGCGTGTGTTCGGGGTATTGCTTTTGTAGGCGCGTGATCAATGGTTTTGCCGCTTGCACTTCGCCCACGGAGACCGCATGCAGCCATATTACCGGTGCTTTTATACGCTCGCCAAAACCGAAGCGTTCGCTCAACCGCTCTCGATAAGCGGGCGATTTTCGCGCGCGCAGATAGAGGCGCAGCAAGATGAGAGGCAGTAGCAGTGTAAAAATAAAGGAGTAGAGAGGTCGCATCTGGTTTGTTATTTGTCTTCAGTCGGTTGCTGGCGAATCCGCTCTACAATGGCGCTGGTTGAACACCCTTCTGCAAAGTGCAGCACCTGCACTTTACCACCGCTGGCCTGAACGCACTGATGTCCGGCGATCTGTTCGATCTGATAGTCGCCGCCCTTTATGAGTACATCGGGTAAAATTTTGCAGATGAGACGTTGCGGGGTCTCTTCTGAAAACGGCACTACCCAATCGACACTGCGCAGGGCGGCCAGTACGGTCATCCGTTGTGCCAGTGGCACAATGGGGCGTTGCTCACCCTTGAGCCGCGCAACGGAGGCATCATCATTCACTGCCACGATCAGTCGGTCGCCCTGCTGCCTGGCTTTTTCAAGGTACTCTACATGGCCTGCATGTAGCAGATCAAAACAGCCGTTTGTCATCACGATGCGCTCACCCAGTTCTTTAGCGCGCTGCACGACAGATTGCAGCTCGGCTTCGTTCTGCACACCGGTTTTGATGCTGTTTTCAACCGGTTCACCTGCCCGAATGGCCGTACCCAGCTCTTTTACTGAGACGGTGGCGGTGCCCAGTTTGCCCACTACGATTCCTGCCGCCAGATTAGCTAATGCGGTGGCCTCGGCCA
This Gammaproteobacteria bacterium DNA region includes the following protein-coding sequences:
- the waaA gene encoding lipid IV(A) 3-deoxy-D-manno-octulosonic acid transferase, which encodes MRPLYSFIFTLLLPLILLRLYLRARKSPAYRERLSERFGFGERIKAPVIWLHAVSVGEVQAAKPLITRLQKQYPEHTLVVTTMTPTGAERVADIKGNIQHRYVPYDTPGCIKRFLNRIQPSMLIIMETEIWPNMLHYCHQRKIPSLLVNARMSERSARGYARFSALTRSTLNKFSSIAAQGKIDAERLIKLGSDPAKTHITGSLKFDLTPPADLEVRARTLRSQWGVNRKVWIAASTHKGEDEQLLDAFETLQQHLPETLLILVPRHPERFDEVAKLCQARGFTLVRRSEQHNCQSETTIFLGDSMGELMLFFAASDIAFVGGSLVAAGGHNLLEPALLGIPVLTGPHMFNFAEIHRLLLQAKASLEVENSRHLAKELRQLFNDPSLSHTMGEQGKRLVAQNRGALDNVMKRVEEIKA